The Akkermansia muciniphila genome contains a region encoding:
- a CDS encoding TlyA family RNA methyltransferase, whose protein sequence is MSKQRLDVLLVSRNLVESRELAQRLIIAGEVSVGGHPSTKPGLKVNEDAEITIRNRPRYVSRGGLKMEGALNAFPVSAEGKVCLDIGASTGGFTDCLLQHGAIRVHAIDVGTNQLVWKLRQDPRVIVKEKFNARYMTPEDIGEQVDLIVSDVSFISLKKILPAAFPLLKEGGDALVLIKPQFELQPEDIGPGGIVRDPALHQRAVDSIRVFVTEELNRTWMGCEPSPITGTDGNHEFLAWLK, encoded by the coding sequence ATGAGCAAGCAACGACTCGACGTCCTTCTGGTTTCCCGCAATCTCGTAGAATCCCGGGAACTGGCCCAGAGGCTCATCATTGCCGGAGAGGTGAGCGTGGGCGGCCACCCCTCCACCAAGCCGGGGCTCAAGGTCAATGAAGACGCGGAGATCACCATCAGGAACCGCCCCCGCTACGTCAGCCGCGGCGGCCTGAAGATGGAGGGAGCCCTGAACGCCTTTCCCGTCTCCGCGGAAGGCAAGGTCTGCCTGGACATCGGCGCGTCCACCGGAGGCTTTACGGACTGCCTGCTCCAGCACGGAGCCATCAGGGTCCACGCGATCGACGTCGGCACCAACCAGCTCGTCTGGAAACTGCGGCAGGACCCCCGCGTCATCGTAAAGGAGAAATTCAACGCCCGTTACATGACCCCGGAAGACATCGGGGAGCAGGTGGACCTGATCGTTTCCGACGTTTCCTTCATCTCCCTTAAAAAAATCCTGCCCGCAGCCTTTCCCCTGCTGAAGGAAGGCGGGGACGCCCTGGTGCTCATCAAGCCCCAGTTTGAGCTTCAGCCGGAAGACATCGGTCCCGGCGGCATCGTCCGGGACCCGGCCCTGCACCAGCGGGCGGTGGATTCCATACGCGTCTTCGTCACGGAGGAGCTGAACCGCACCTGGATGGGCTGCGAACCCTCCCCCATCACCGGAACGGACGGCAACCATGAATTCCTGGCATGGCTCAAGTAG
- a CDS encoding nitroreductase family protein, translating to MNVTNLEEALNYRRAVRVFNKNKPLDPEKVKRCLEMATLAPSSSNMQLWEFFQITRPELIARIAGACLGQSAAATASEIVVFVTRQDLYRQRAQFVLQFERGNIRRNSPEERQAKRIRDRELYYGKLMPFLYARCGGVLGAFRTLLARAIGLFRPMMREVSECDVRVTVNKSCALAAQTFMIAMAAEGYDTCPLEGFDSKRMKKLLELPHGAGINMVIPCGIRDGEKGIWGERCRVPFDEVYHRL from the coding sequence GTGAACGTTACGAATTTGGAAGAAGCCTTGAATTACCGGAGGGCCGTACGGGTATTCAATAAGAATAAACCGCTGGACCCTGAAAAGGTAAAGCGCTGCCTGGAAATGGCCACCCTGGCTCCCAGCAGTTCAAACATGCAGCTGTGGGAATTCTTCCAAATCACCCGGCCTGAATTGATCGCCCGCATTGCCGGGGCCTGCCTCGGCCAGTCGGCTGCCGCCACGGCTTCGGAAATAGTCGTTTTCGTGACGCGGCAGGACTTGTACCGGCAGCGGGCGCAATTCGTCCTCCAATTCGAGCGTGGAAACATCCGCAGGAACAGCCCGGAGGAACGCCAGGCCAAACGCATCAGGGACCGGGAATTATACTATGGGAAGCTGATGCCGTTCCTTTATGCGCGTTGTGGCGGCGTTTTGGGAGCTTTCCGCACTTTGCTGGCCAGGGCCATCGGCCTTTTCCGCCCCATGATGCGAGAAGTCTCGGAGTGTGACGTGCGCGTTACGGTCAACAAGTCCTGCGCCCTCGCCGCCCAGACGTTCATGATCGCCATGGCCGCTGAAGGGTATGATACGTGCCCGCTGGAGGGATTTGACAGCAAGCGTATGAAAAAGCTGCTCGAATTGCCCCATGGCGCCGGGATCAATATGGTGATTCCCTGCGGCATACGGGACGGAGAGAAAGGCATCTGGGGAGAGCGGTGCAGAGTTCCGTTTGATGAGGTGTACCACAGGCTCTGA
- a CDS encoding type 1 glutamine amidotransferase domain-containing protein — protein MKQMKILMVVTGTGMFPDGKEETGLWLSELTHMYDSAKKRGYDIVIASPKGGDTPVDPMSLKTMYMDKVSKEYWDDSEFRDVLRHTKSLDDVSGELFDCIYLAGGHGAMFDFPDNAVLQTLIKDHYENNKVVGAICHGVCGLLNVKLSNGEYLVKDKKVTGFSWFEEGLAGKKKLVPFDLESALKERRADYKKSLIPMMPEVVTDGNLITGQDPFSSEKMAETVMSRFNQ, from the coding sequence ATGAAACAAATGAAAATATTAATGGTTGTCACCGGAACCGGGATGTTTCCGGACGGAAAAGAAGAAACGGGATTATGGCTCAGTGAGCTTACCCACATGTACGACAGCGCGAAAAAGCGGGGATACGATATCGTCATTGCCAGTCCCAAGGGAGGCGATACCCCGGTTGATCCCATGAGCCTGAAAACGATGTACATGGACAAAGTCTCCAAAGAATACTGGGACGATTCCGAATTCCGGGACGTGCTGCGGCACACGAAAAGCCTGGATGATGTTTCCGGAGAGTTGTTCGACTGCATTTATTTGGCCGGGGGCCACGGCGCGATGTTCGATTTTCCGGATAACGCCGTTCTGCAAACGCTCATCAAAGACCACTATGAAAACAATAAAGTAGTTGGAGCCATTTGCCACGGCGTATGCGGATTATTAAACGTGAAACTCTCAAACGGAGAATACCTGGTAAAAGATAAAAAGGTCACGGGATTCAGCTGGTTTGAGGAAGGCCTGGCCGGAAAGAAAAAGCTGGTGCCTTTCGATCTGGAATCCGCGCTGAAGGAACGCCGGGCGGATTACAAGAAGTCATTGATTCCGATGATGCCGGAAGTAGTGACGGACGGAAACCTGATCACGGGCCAGGACCCGTTCAGTTCTGAAAAAATGGCTGAAACGGTCATGAGCCGGTTTAACCAATAG
- the nagB gene encoding glucosamine-6-phosphate deaminase, with protein MKVETFETPQDAAKSLAGEVAELIRKRAAEGRNVVLGLATGATPLPFYAELVRLHKEEGLSFSNVISFNLDEYSGLDHDHPESYWYFMHTNLFNHIDMKPENINLPSGTVKGDEIAAHCAAYEQKIKDCGGIDLQILGIGRTGHIGFNEPGSDDTTITRQVHLDELTRSDAGPAFGGVEHVPTTAITMGVATIMGAREVALMAWGEKKASIVKKAVQGPVTVDVAASYLQKHPNAKFLLDKGAASQL; from the coding sequence ATGAAAGTAGAAACTTTTGAAACTCCCCAGGATGCTGCCAAGTCTTTGGCAGGAGAAGTTGCGGAACTCATCCGTAAGCGCGCCGCTGAAGGCAGGAACGTGGTTCTTGGCCTTGCCACGGGCGCCACCCCGCTGCCTTTTTATGCGGAACTGGTCCGTCTTCACAAGGAGGAAGGCCTTTCCTTCAGCAACGTCATCTCCTTCAATCTGGACGAATACAGCGGCCTGGACCACGACCATCCGGAATCCTACTGGTACTTCATGCACACCAACCTGTTCAATCACATTGACATGAAGCCGGAAAACATCAATCTGCCCTCCGGCACCGTCAAGGGTGATGAAATTGCCGCCCACTGCGCCGCGTATGAACAGAAGATCAAGGACTGCGGCGGCATTGACCTCCAGATTCTCGGCATCGGCCGCACCGGCCACATCGGCTTCAATGAACCCGGTTCCGATGATACCACCATTACCCGCCAGGTGCACCTGGACGAGCTGACCCGCTCCGACGCCGGCCCCGCCTTCGGCGGTGTGGAACATGTTCCCACCACGGCTATCACCATGGGCGTGGCCACCATCATGGGCGCCCGTGAAGTGGCTCTGATGGCCTGGGGAGAAAAGAAGGCTTCCATCGTGAAGAAGGCCGTTCAGGGGCCCGTGACGGTGGATGTGGCCGCCTCCTACCTGCAGAAGCACCCGAACGCCAAGTTCCTTCTGGACAAGGGCGCCGCTTCCCAGCTTTAA
- a CDS encoding class I SAM-dependent rRNA methyltransferase: MAGLIISPRARLFQGHDWVYGTEVRKVFGNPQPGDVVALKDFKDRFLGSAMFNPHSQIVARRFSRRKQELDGDFFSRRISQAVELRRRYLPEETLTRLVWSESDGLPGLIVDRYADYLVVQTLTVAMERRLPIILNVLEDLLSPRGIIVRNDSPMLAAEGIEPSVRVARGQEPEPFAARSGNVQFMIDLQTGQKTGLYLDQLDNYAAVARFARGRRVLDCFCNQGGFALACALEGAAEVTAVDVSQDAMDAVARNAKLNGVSIQCVTDNAFDFLKKEAALVRDGGEHKWDLIILDPPSFTRNKKSVHDAMRGYKEIHLRAMKLLAPGGILSTFCCSHHAGADLFRESVLDAAIDAPATLRLVQQHGQRPDHPVLLNIPETEYLKGFTYELLPGR; encoded by the coding sequence ATGGCAGGTTTGATTATTTCTCCAAGGGCACGCCTTTTCCAGGGGCACGACTGGGTTTACGGCACGGAAGTGCGCAAGGTGTTCGGCAATCCCCAGCCGGGGGACGTGGTGGCGCTGAAGGATTTCAAGGACCGTTTTCTGGGGTCCGCCATGTTCAACCCCCATTCCCAGATCGTTGCCAGGCGCTTTTCCCGCCGCAAGCAGGAACTGGACGGAGACTTTTTTTCCCGGCGCATCAGCCAGGCGGTGGAACTGCGGCGCCGGTACCTGCCGGAAGAAACGCTCACGCGCCTCGTCTGGAGCGAGTCGGACGGCCTCCCCGGCCTGATCGTGGACCGTTACGCGGATTACCTGGTCGTGCAGACGCTGACCGTCGCCATGGAACGCCGCCTTCCCATCATCCTGAACGTTCTGGAAGACCTGCTCTCCCCCAGGGGGATCATCGTCAGGAATGATTCCCCCATGCTGGCGGCGGAAGGCATTGAGCCGTCCGTCCGCGTGGCGCGCGGACAGGAGCCGGAACCCTTCGCCGCACGCAGCGGAAACGTGCAGTTCATGATTGACCTCCAGACGGGACAAAAAACCGGCCTGTACCTGGACCAGCTGGACAATTATGCCGCCGTGGCCCGTTTTGCCCGCGGGCGCCGCGTGCTGGACTGCTTCTGCAACCAGGGCGGCTTTGCCCTGGCCTGCGCCCTGGAGGGGGCTGCGGAAGTCACGGCCGTGGACGTCTCCCAGGACGCCATGGACGCCGTGGCGCGCAACGCAAAGCTGAACGGCGTCTCCATCCAGTGTGTTACGGACAACGCGTTTGACTTCCTGAAGAAGGAGGCCGCCCTTGTCCGGGACGGCGGGGAGCACAAGTGGGACCTGATCATTCTGGACCCTCCCTCCTTCACCAGAAACAAGAAATCCGTGCATGACGCCATGCGCGGGTATAAGGAAATCCACCTCCGCGCCATGAAGCTTCTGGCGCCGGGAGGCATCCTTTCCACCTTCTGCTGCTCCCACCACGCCGGGGCGGACCTGTTCCGGGAAAGCGTTCTGGACGCCGCCATTGACGCGCCGGCCACCCTGCGCCTGGTACAGCAACACGGCCAGAGGCCGGATCACCCGGTTTTACTGAACATTCCGGAAACGGAATACCTTAAGGGGTTCACTTATGAACTGCTTCCCGGCAGATGA
- a CDS encoding KH domain-containing protein, with protein sequence MHPAVEQIRQYLQLIALQFVQHPEQAELRVAESPQGDAVRFRLILEKTDVARIIGRNGMTASAIRSLAKAAGEKHGLKVIVHMLSHEEAAEQP encoded by the coding sequence ATGCATCCTGCCGTAGAACAAATCCGCCAGTACCTGCAATTGATCGCCCTGCAATTCGTGCAACACCCGGAACAGGCGGAATTGCGCGTTGCGGAATCCCCGCAGGGAGACGCCGTCCGCTTCCGCCTGATTCTGGAGAAAACAGACGTGGCCCGCATCATTGGCCGCAACGGGATGACGGCCTCGGCCATCCGCTCCCTGGCCAAGGCGGCGGGGGAAAAGCACGGCCTCAAGGTCATCGTGCACATGCTTTCCCATGAGGAAGCGGCGGAACAGCCGTAA